Within Conexibacter woesei DSM 14684, the genomic segment ATTATCACCGGCGATCCTTGCGCGCCGGGGCTCTTCGCGTTGATCAGAGCCCAACGCTCGTAGTCCGCCTTCGTGATGGGCGTTCCATCAACCGACGCAACAGCGTTGCTCGGAACGTCGTTGCCGCTCTCGTCGTCCCCGCCGCATGCAGCGACGGTGAAGGAGAGCACAAAAAAGGCGCAGAGCGCCAGGACGATGCGAAGTGTCTTGGTCACGGACGAGAGCACTGTACAGGAGTCTCCTTGCTCGGTGCGTCAGTTCAACCGATTATTAGGTGGGCTTTAGCGAATGGTCCGAAAGCACGCCGTCACGCCGCTTCGCGGGTCACGGCCAGCAGCACGTCGGCCGCCCGGACCACCGCCGGGAAGCGGGCGGCCGGATCGTCGGGCACCCGCACGGACAGCTGCGACTTGCCCGACTCGTACAACGCCTCCGGGATCTCCTCGCGCATCCGCTTGGCACGGCGCGAGTCGAGCTCGATCGGCGTCACGGCGAGCCTACCGCCTCGGAAGCTCACCGCGCGCGCCCCAGCCTCGCCGAGCTTGATGCGCGCCTGCTGCAGCAGCAGCAGGTTGCGCAGCGGCTCGGGCGGCTCGCCGAATCGATCGGCCAGCTCGGAGCGCAGCTCATGCAGCTCGGAGACCTCGCGCGCGCCGGCGATGCGGCGGTGGACGTCGATCTTCGCCTGCTCGTACGGGATGTAGTCGACCGGCACGTACGCGTCGACGTTGACGTCGAGCCGAACCGGCTCGGCCAGCTCCTCGGTGCCGTCCTCGCCGCCCATCTCCTGGACGGCCTCGTCGAGCATCTGCATGTACAGCTCGAAGCCGAGCGCGGCGACGTGGCCCGACTGCTCGTCGCCGAGCAGGTTGCCCGCGCCGCGGATCTCGAGGTCGCGCATCGCGACCTTGAAGCCGGCGCCGAGCTCGGTGTAGTCCGACAGCGCCGAGAGCCGCTGCGCGGCGTCGGCGGTCAGCGCCGAGGCGGACGGGTACAGCAGATACGCGTAGGCGCGCTCGCGGCTGCGACCGACGCGCCCGCGGATCTGGTAGAGCTGGGAGAGGCCGAAGAGGTCCGCGCGCTCGACCATCAGCGTGTTCGCCTGCGGGATGTCGATGCCGGACTCGATGATCGAGGTCGCGACGAGCACGTCGGCCTCGCCGCGCAGGAAGCGCAGCATCCGCTCCTCCAGCGTCTTCTCGTCGAGCTGGCCGTGGGCGACCTCGAAGCGCGCCTCCGGGCACAGCGCCCGCAGCCGCTCGGCCGTCTCGTCGATCGTCTCGACGCGGTTGTGGAGGAAGAACGCCTGTCCGCCGCGCGAGCGCTCGCGCTCGATCGCCGACTTGACCAGCTGCTCGTCGTACTCGCCGACGTAGGTCTTGACCGGCCGGCGGCCCTCTGGCGGCGTCTCGATCACGGAGATGTCGCGGATGCCGGCGATCGACATCTGCAGCGTGCGCGGGATCGGCGTCGCCGACATCGCGATCACGTCGACCTTCAGCTTCAGCTGGCGCAGCAGCTCCTTCTGCTTGACGCCGAAGCGCTGCTCCTCGTCGACGATCAGCAGCCCGAGGTCCCTCGGGCGGACGTCACGCGAGAGCAGGCGGTGGGTGCCGATCAGTATGTCGACGGAGCCCTCCGTGAACGCTCTGATCGCCGCTCTCTGCTCCGCCGCCGGCCGGAAGCGAGAGACGTGCTCGATCGTGAAGGGGTAGTCCTTCAGCCGCTCGGCGAAGGTGCCGTAGTGCTGCTGGGCGAGGATCGTCGTCGGGACGAGCACCATCACCTGTCTGCCGTCGTTGGCGGCCTTGAAGGCGGCCCGCAGCGCGACCTCTGTCTTGCCGTAGCCGACGTCGCCGCAGATCAGGCGGTCCATCGGGCGCGCGGTCTCCATGTCGGTCTTGACCTGCTCGATAGCCTCGCGCTGGTCGGGCGTCTCGCGGTACGGCCAGGCGTCCTCGAACTCGCGCATCCAGTCGCTGTCGGGCGGGAACGCGTGACCGGCGCGGCGCTTGCGCTCGGCGTAGAGGTTGAGCAGCTCGCCGGCCATCTCCTGCGCCGCTCTGCGGGCGCGCGCCTTGAGCGTGTCCCAGCGTCTGCCGCCGAGCTTGGAGAGCGGCGGGTGGTCGCCGCCGGCGCCGACGTAGCGCGAGATCTTGGCGAACTGGTCGACCGGCATGAAGACCTTGTCGCTGCCGGCGTACTCCAGGTTCAGGTAGTCGCGCGTGACGCCGGCGACCGTCTTCGTGTCGAAGCCGGCGAAGCGCGCGAGGCCGTGGTCCTCGTGGACGACGATGTCGCCGGTGCGCAGGTCCGTGAACGAGCGCAGCGCGCCGCGGCGACGGCCGGTGCCGGTCCCCGCCGTCCGCGCCGGGCGGCGGTGGAACAGCCGGTGCTCGGGGATCACCGCGAGTCTGAAGCCGGGCGCGATGAAGCCGTCGCGCAGGCGCGCCTCGACGAACGCGAGGTCGGCGCCGCGCGGCGCGTCGCCGTCGACCCAGCGGACCTTCATGCGGCCGAGGTTGTAGGCCGCGCGGTCGCCCTCGCCTCTGCGGCCGAACGCGACGACGGTGCGGTAGCCGGAGCGCACCAGCTTCTCCAACTCCGGCTCGGCCTCCTTCACGCCGCGCGCGGCGACGTCCGCCGCCTGCCCGCGGAACGCGAGCGGCTGCCCGCCGTCGATCGAGGAGAGGTGGATTCTCGCGCGCTCGCCGAGCGCCGCCTGGACAGCCTCCGGCGCGACGTAGAGGTCGTGCGCGTCGGTGTCGTGGAAGGCGGTGCAGACGTCCTGCCAGTGGTCCCTGAGCGCCGGCGCGATCTCCTCCTCGGCGGCGATCATCACAGCCGCGTCGGGGACGAGGTCGAGCATCGCGTGGAAGTCGCCGACGGGCAGCAGCTCCGCGATGTCGGGCCGGTTGTCGGCGTCCTCCAGCGCGGCGATCTCGGCCAGCTCGCGGTGCTCGGGGGCCAGCTCGGCGGCGGGCGACACCTCGACCTCCTCCGCGTCGCCGAGCGAGCGCTGCGTGAACGTCGAGAACCACCGCAGCGACTCGATCTCGTCCCCGAACAGGTCGACGCGCACGGCGCGGTCCTCGGTCGCCGGGTAGAGGTCGAGCAGCCCGCCGCGGATCGCGAACTGGCCGCGGTCCTCGACCTGGTCGACGCGCTCGTAGCCTGCCGCGACGAGGTCCTCGGCCGACTCGTCGAGGTCCATCAGCTCGCCGACTCTGAGCGTGAAGCCGTGCGGGCGCAGCGCCGGGTTCGGGACCTTCTCGGACAACGCGACGGCGGAGACGACGACGACCGGGGCGGCCGCGCCGCGCTCGCCGATCA encodes:
- the mfd gene encoding transcription-repair coupling factor, giving the protein MLAPLLAYAADDPATTTLARDGGRAFVSQSLRPFVVAALAQQDPARPLLVVAGDDRQARDLAADMRTWLQPRPVRFYPSRGVAYESHLAPPAHLVGLRVAALDALIGERGAAAPVVVVSAVALSEKVPNPALRPHGFTLRVGELMDLDESAEDLVAAGYERVDQVEDRGQFAIRGGLLDLYPATEDRAVRVDLFGDEIESLRWFSTFTQRSLGDAEEVEVSPAAELAPEHRELAEIAALEDADNRPDIAELLPVGDFHAMLDLVPDAAVMIAAEEEIAPALRDHWQDVCTAFHDTDAHDLYVAPEAVQAALGERARIHLSSIDGGQPLAFRGQAADVAARGVKEAEPELEKLVRSGYRTVVAFGRRGEGDRAAYNLGRMKVRWVDGDAPRGADLAFVEARLRDGFIAPGFRLAVIPEHRLFHRRPARTAGTGTGRRRGALRSFTDLRTGDIVVHEDHGLARFAGFDTKTVAGVTRDYLNLEYAGSDKVFMPVDQFAKISRYVGAGGDHPPLSKLGGRRWDTLKARARRAAQEMAGELLNLYAERKRRAGHAFPPDSDWMREFEDAWPYRETPDQREAIEQVKTDMETARPMDRLICGDVGYGKTEVALRAAFKAANDGRQVMVLVPTTILAQQHYGTFAERLKDYPFTIEHVSRFRPAAEQRAAIRAFTEGSVDILIGTHRLLSRDVRPRDLGLLIVDEEQRFGVKQKELLRQLKLKVDVIAMSATPIPRTLQMSIAGIRDISVIETPPEGRRPVKTYVGEYDEQLVKSAIERERSRGGQAFFLHNRVETIDETAERLRALCPEARFEVAHGQLDEKTLEERMLRFLRGEADVLVATSIIESGIDIPQANTLMVERADLFGLSQLYQIRGRVGRSRERAYAYLLYPSASALTADAAQRLSALSDYTELGAGFKVAMRDLEIRGAGNLLGDEQSGHVAALGFELYMQMLDEAVQEMGGEDGTEELAEPVRLDVNVDAYVPVDYIPYEQAKIDVHRRIAGAREVSELHELRSELADRFGEPPEPLRNLLLLQQARIKLGEAGARAVSFRGGRLAVTPIELDSRRAKRMREEIPEALYESGKSQLSVRVPDDPAARFPAVVRAADVLLAVTREAA